In Hasllibacter sp. MH4015, the following proteins share a genomic window:
- a CDS encoding usg protein — protein sequence MTETELMLQGYGLTTAEMIYRMPDYRNVLNTFVWQDYDLAPDYPKLFEFIAFWHDEIEGPLHSVRFTHRKVIAPGQWRNVTGEFTVH from the coding sequence ATGACCGAGACCGAGCTGATGCTGCAAGGATACGGGCTGACCACGGCTGAAATGATCTACCGGATGCCGGATTATCGCAATGTTCTCAATACCTTCGTATGGCAGGACTACGACCTGGCCCCGGATTATCCGAAGCTGTTCGAATTCATTGCCTTCTGGCATGACGAGATCGAGGGGCCGTTGCACTCGGTCCGTTTCACCCATCGCAAGGTGATCGCGCCGGGGCAGTGGCGCAACGTGACGGGCGAATTCACGGTTCACTGA